A window of Phosphitispora fastidiosa contains these coding sequences:
- the serS gene encoding serine--tRNA ligase — protein MLDLKFVRSNPDKVKEALKKRGQVVGLDKFLELEDQRRKKLVEVEHLKNQRNTVSEEIGMLKKQGKDAEDMILNMRQVSQQIKEMDEELRVVEEKLCYTLLTIPNIPNENVPVGTCEEDNCEVRKWGDPGKFDFEPLAHWDIGENLQILDFERAAKVTGARFTFYKDLGARLERAVINFMLDLHTRQHGYTEIFPPFMVNRDSMTGTGQLPKFEEDAFRIDNVDYFLIPTAEVPVTNLYRDEILDGAKLPVYHCAYSACFRAEAGAHGRDTRGLIRQHQFNKVELVKFCRPEDSYDELEKLTANAEKVLQLLELPYRVVCLCTGDLGFSSAKTYDIEVWLPSYGTYREISSCSNFEDYQARRAQIRFRREPKAKPEYVHTLNGSGLAAGRTVAAILENYQQEDGSVLIPEVLRPYMGVEKITK, from the coding sequence GTGTTAGATTTAAAATTTGTTCGAAGCAATCCCGACAAAGTCAAGGAAGCCTTAAAAAAACGCGGACAAGTTGTCGGACTGGACAAGTTTCTTGAATTGGAGGATCAGAGGCGCAAGAAACTCGTTGAAGTGGAACATTTAAAGAACCAGCGCAATACCGTGTCCGAGGAAATTGGCATGCTTAAGAAGCAGGGAAAAGATGCTGAGGACATGATACTTAATATGAGACAGGTATCCCAGCAGATAAAGGAAATGGACGAAGAGTTAAGGGTGGTAGAGGAGAAACTTTGCTATACTCTGCTCACAATTCCTAATATACCAAATGAAAATGTGCCGGTTGGAACCTGTGAAGAAGATAACTGTGAGGTTAGAAAATGGGGTGACCCCGGAAAATTCGATTTTGAACCCCTGGCCCACTGGGATATTGGCGAGAACCTGCAGATTCTGGATTTTGAACGCGCCGCCAAGGTAACCGGAGCCCGGTTTACCTTTTATAAAGATCTGGGAGCCCGGCTGGAGCGGGCAGTGATAAACTTTATGCTTGATCTGCATACCCGTCAGCATGGGTATACGGAGATTTTTCCTCCATTTATGGTCAACAGGGACAGTATGACCGGGACCGGCCAGCTTCCCAAATTTGAAGAGGATGCCTTCAGGATTGACAATGTAGACTACTTTTTGATTCCCACTGCAGAAGTACCGGTTACTAACCTATACAGGGATGAGATTCTTGATGGAGCGAAACTTCCTGTATATCACTGTGCATACAGCGCGTGTTTCCGGGCTGAGGCCGGGGCTCATGGGCGTGATACCAGGGGGCTCATCAGACAGCACCAGTTCAACAAAGTGGAGTTGGTGAAGTTCTGCAGGCCTGAAGATTCCTATGATGAACTGGAGAAGCTGACTGCAAATGCAGAAAAGGTGCTGCAGCTCCTGGAGCTTCCTTATCGGGTGGTCTGCCTCTGTACCGGCGACCTGGGATTCAGTTCGGCCAAGACTTACGATATCGAGGTATGGCTGCCTAGCTACGGGACGTACCGGGAGATATCATCCTGCAGTAATTTTGAGGATTACCAGGCCAGAAGGGCACAGATAAGATTCCGGAGGGAGCCTAAGGCAAAGCCCGAATATGTGCATACCCTCAATGGGTCTGGATTGGCTGCTGGAAGGACGGTAGCCGCCATCCTGGAGAACTACCAACAGGAGGACGGCAGTGTACTCATACCGGAGGTTTTAAGGCCCTACATGGGTGTTGAAAAAATCACCAAATAG
- the tadA gene encoding tRNA adenosine(34) deaminase TadA → MDHHDYMSIALEEARAAFELGEVPIGAVIVLDGEVVSRAHNMKEQWKDATAHAETVAINRAVKQLGHWRRLREAALYVTLEPCPMCAGAIVQSRIKLLVYGADDPKAGAVRSLMNIVQDPRLNHRVEVLAGVMEQECCGLMKDFFRRLRKPGEQEE, encoded by the coding sequence TTGGACCATCACGATTATATGTCAATAGCCCTCGAAGAGGCCAGGGCTGCATTTGAATTAGGGGAAGTGCCTATTGGGGCAGTTATAGTGCTGGATGGAGAAGTTGTTTCCAGGGCGCATAATATGAAGGAACAGTGGAAGGATGCCACAGCCCATGCGGAAACAGTGGCTATAAACAGGGCTGTAAAGCAGCTGGGCCACTGGAGACGCCTCAGGGAAGCGGCGCTGTACGTGACTCTGGAGCCCTGCCCTATGTGTGCCGGGGCTATTGTCCAGTCACGCATAAAGCTGCTGGTTTATGGGGCAGATGATCCAAAGGCCGGGGCTGTTCGCTCATTGATGAATATAGTCCAGGACCCCAGGCTGAATCACCGGGTTGAAGTGCTGGCAGGGGTAATGGAGCAAGAATGCTGTGGATTGATGAAGGATTTTTTCCGGCGACTGAGGAAGCCGGGAGAACAGGAAGAGTAA
- a CDS encoding type II toxin-antitoxin system Phd/YefM family antitoxin, with product MPQIRPITDLRNTNEISDLCHAKKEPIFITKNGYGDLVVMSIETFDSMLEDREIDAAIAEAEAEYTSDDQLIDAREALSSLKRKRFGK from the coding sequence ATGCCCCAGATAAGACCGATTACTGATTTAAGAAACACCAATGAAATCTCCGACCTGTGTCATGCCAAGAAGGAGCCGATATTCATAACGAAAAACGGCTATGGCGACTTAGTTGTTATGAGCATTGAAACCTTTGATTCCATGCTGGAGGATCGTGAAATAGATGCGGCTATCGCGGAAGCCGAGGCCGAGTACACTTCCGATGACCAGCTTATAGATGCAAGGGAAGCTCTGTCGAGCTTAAAGAGGAAGCGCTTTGGAAAGTAA
- a CDS encoding type II toxin-antitoxin system RelE/ParE family toxin: MESKYSVKLLPRAYCDLDGIYTYIAETLIEPGIAVKLVDSIEEAIFSLESVPQRGALRKTGTYANKGYRQLFAGNFTVVYRVAEAKKMVLVVTVRYSKTQF; the protein is encoded by the coding sequence TTGGAAAGTAAATATTCAGTAAAATTACTGCCTCGTGCATATTGCGATTTGGATGGCATATATACCTACATCGCTGAAACGCTGATAGAGCCAGGCATCGCTGTCAAATTGGTTGACTCGATTGAAGAAGCTATTTTTAGCTTGGAAAGTGTGCCTCAACGCGGAGCGTTAAGAAAAACAGGCACTTATGCCAATAAGGGATACCGCCAGCTTTTCGCAGGTAATTTTACTGTAGTATACCGTGTTGCAGAAGCGAAAAAAATGGTTCTCGTTGTTACGGTACGATACTCAAAAACTCAGTTTTAA
- a CDS encoding alpha/beta fold hydrolase yields MCEVSSGFAAISNLTAGFTGSADTSPSSAFRGNTAARRATQAVRRVAGIRTPTLVVHAEDDTLQPYQNAVFTSSTIPGARLLSFENGGHFAVAIEQSTISREVYKHISNAEFETEE; encoded by the coding sequence ATCTGCGAGGTTTCTTCCGGATTTGCCGCAATTTCGAATCTTACGGCGGGTTTCACCGGTTCGGCGGATACTTCCCCGTCCTCGGCGTTCCGTGGCAACACAGCGGCACGCAGAGCGACACAGGCGGTAAGGCGGGTTGCCGGAATCCGCACACCGACACTGGTCGTACATGCTGAAGATGATACTTTACAGCCGTATCAGAATGCTGTCTTTACATCTTCAACCATTCCGGGTGCACGCCTGCTCAGTTTCGAAAATGGTGGGCATTTCGCTGTAGCCATCGAACAATCCACAATCAGCAGAGAGGTGTATAAGCACATTTCTAATGCTGAATTTGAAACGGAAGAATAA
- a CDS encoding nucleotidyl transferase AbiEii/AbiGii toxin family protein has product MITNNPMQLKALIKKQAAEKNISAQIVMQNYMMERLLERISLSRYKNNFVLKGGFLIAAIVGLDTRATMDLDTTIKGMDLTNESISAVFNDICKIEVADDVKFSVLRTADIREGDDYPGIRVSLSADYPPLKVPLTVDVTTGDKITPREVEYSFRLMFDKRSVSVLAYNLETILAEKLETILSRNEANTRPRDFYDIYILHNLRWTKCDPAVLKQALKQTATKRGSQDVLSRHKTIMEQIKNSSRLMDFWQRYQREFSYADDISFEDICRTISEIMDSIV; this is encoded by the coding sequence GTGATTACAAATAACCCAATGCAGCTAAAGGCGCTGATTAAAAAGCAGGCTGCGGAAAAGAATATATCGGCTCAGATTGTCATGCAGAACTATATGATGGAGCGGCTGCTTGAACGGATTTCGCTATCGCGCTATAAAAACAACTTTGTCCTGAAGGGCGGATTTCTGATCGCCGCCATCGTAGGACTTGATACACGAGCGACAATGGATTTGGACACCACCATAAAAGGAATGGACCTTACCAATGAATCCATATCGGCAGTCTTTAATGATATCTGCAAAATCGAAGTTGCAGATGATGTGAAGTTTTCGGTTCTGCGCACAGCGGACATCAGGGAGGGCGACGATTATCCGGGCATCCGTGTCAGCTTATCCGCCGACTACCCGCCCCTCAAGGTTCCCTTGACGGTCGATGTCACCACCGGGGACAAGATCACGCCGAGAGAGGTTGAATACTCTTTTCGCCTTATGTTTGACAAGCGGTCTGTTTCGGTGCTGGCATACAATCTTGAAACCATACTGGCTGAAAAGCTGGAGACCATATTGTCCAGAAATGAAGCCAACACTCGCCCGAGAGATTTTTACGACATTTATATCTTACATAACCTTCGATGGACTAAATGTGATCCGGCAGTTTTAAAGCAGGCGCTTAAGCAGACTGCAACAAAGCGGGGTAGCCAGGACGTGCTGTCCCGGCATAAAACCATTATGGAGCAGATCAAAAACAGTTCCCGGCTTATGGATTTCTGGCAGCGTTACCAGCGAGAATTTTCTTATGCCGACGACATTTCGTTTGAAGATATCTGCCGGACGATTTCAGAGATTATGGACAGTATTGTGTAA
- a CDS encoding type IV toxin-antitoxin system AbiEi family antitoxin domain-containing protein produces the protein MTDNGQIINQMLAENNGFITSEQVTDAGIPRRCLSEMTDAGAVVRVDRGVYALPEVWEDELFILQYRFSKGIYSHETALYLHGMTDRTPHRYNMTFPHGYNTGNAKKQNITAKVVLPKFYGLGITDIVSPAGHTLKVYDIERTLCDIVKNKSDIQNINQAMKAYTASKNKDISKLIGYAEQLRVKARILTYMEVLL, from the coding sequence ATGACGGACAACGGGCAAATCATTAATCAAATGCTGGCAGAAAACAACGGCTTTATAACGTCGGAACAAGTTACTGACGCTGGAATCCCAAGGCGATGCCTATCTGAGATGACGGATGCCGGAGCTGTTGTAAGAGTTGACCGGGGCGTTTATGCTCTGCCGGAGGTTTGGGAGGATGAATTATTTATTCTCCAGTATCGCTTCTCGAAAGGCATTTATTCTCACGAAACAGCGTTATATCTGCACGGCATGACAGACCGTACTCCGCACCGCTATAACATGACATTCCCGCATGGATATAATACGGGCAATGCTAAAAAACAAAATATCACGGCTAAGGTTGTTCTGCCAAAATTTTATGGATTAGGCATTACAGACATCGTTTCTCCTGCTGGCCACACTCTAAAAGTATACGACATCGAGCGTACCCTTTGCGATATTGTAAAAAACAAATCCGACATTCAGAATATCAATCAGGCCATGAAAGCCTATACCGCTTCGAAGAACAAAGATATATCCAAGCTGATTGGATATGCCGAACAGCTGCGGGTCAAGGCAAGGATACTGACTTATATGGAGGTGCTGCTGTGA
- a CDS encoding DNA methyltransferase — MNSILNSIFTALHIKPENGLAVEDSLSDMTTYQRLFFKQVQEKVGVDAVYFLRDSDGIAKIPLIYFSAMDKYDPDEVATLHRLAWNLGEAPLLFIVTPNELKIFNNYKTPRKKDGSLDPKAGLIETIKLADDLESQRQQLVHYNRIQLESGDFWRTSKTRFDSKARIDATLMNNLKIMRSTLIKQIKKRLDEEQQQSVNIVAIVHGLLSRSILIKYLEERKDSNKNSVFPAGFYAQFFDKAECYTDILMSKHATYNLFNCLEEKFNGDMLPLVADELDIVCEDDLRTLRLFLLGDTELTSRQIALWPLYSFDVIPIQLISSIYELFFHLSDNEDDKGTYYTPLHLVDMLMDEVYPWEGTFSPTTFLDPSCGSGIFLVEAYRRLVCRWMRSNNRTAISNNELTELLEKCIFGVDLNGEAVRVASFSLSLAMCDFLDPKSIWDSLSFPGCNV, encoded by the coding sequence ATGAATAGTATACTTAACAGCATATTTACCGCGCTACATATTAAACCTGAAAATGGATTAGCAGTTGAAGATTCGCTTTCTGATATGACAACATATCAGAGATTATTTTTCAAGCAAGTACAGGAGAAAGTCGGAGTTGATGCTGTATATTTTCTGCGCGATTCAGACGGAATTGCTAAGATTCCACTGATCTATTTTTCAGCTATGGATAAATATGATCCAGATGAGGTGGCGACTTTACATCGGTTAGCATGGAATCTTGGTGAGGCCCCTTTATTGTTTATAGTAACACCGAATGAACTAAAAATATTTAACAACTACAAAACACCTCGAAAAAAAGATGGGAGTTTGGATCCAAAAGCGGGCTTAATAGAGACAATAAAGCTTGCGGATGATTTAGAGTCACAACGCCAGCAATTGGTGCATTATAATCGTATTCAGCTCGAAAGCGGAGATTTCTGGCGCACAAGCAAGACTCGATTCGACAGTAAAGCACGAATTGATGCAACGCTGATGAATAATCTAAAAATTATGCGTAGCACTTTGATTAAGCAAATTAAAAAGAGATTAGATGAGGAGCAACAACAATCAGTTAATATTGTTGCTATAGTGCATGGTTTGCTTAGCCGTTCTATTCTGATCAAATATCTGGAAGAGAGGAAAGACTCAAACAAGAACTCAGTCTTTCCTGCTGGGTTTTATGCACAATTTTTTGACAAGGCAGAGTGCTATACTGATATTTTAATGAGCAAACATGCAACGTACAATTTATTTAATTGCTTAGAAGAAAAGTTTAATGGTGATATGTTGCCATTAGTTGCTGACGAATTAGACATTGTGTGCGAAGACGATTTAAGAACTCTACGCCTGTTTTTGTTAGGGGATACAGAACTGACAAGTCGGCAGATTGCTTTATGGCCTCTGTATAGCTTTGATGTCATTCCTATTCAGCTTATTAGTAGTATTTATGAGTTGTTTTTTCATTTGTCAGATAATGAAGATGATAAAGGTACTTACTACACACCTCTTCATCTAGTAGATATGTTGATGGATGAAGTATATCCTTGGGAGGGTACATTTTCACCAACTACTTTTTTGGATCCTTCTTGCGGTTCTGGTATTTTTTTAGTTGAAGCTTACCGTAGATTGGTTTGCAGATGGATGAGAAGTAACAATAGAACAGCAATTTCCAATAATGAGTTAACTGAGTTGCTGGAAAAATGCATATTTGGAGTTGACCTTAATGGAGAAGCCGTTCGGGTTGCTTCATTTAGTTTAAGTCTTGCTATGTGTGATTTTCTTGACCCCAAAAGTATATGGGATTCTCTTTCTTTCCCAGGATGCAACGTTTAA
- a CDS encoding Eco57I restriction-modification methylase domain-containing protein — MTPKVYGILFLSQDATFNAKDYDIIIGNPPWQSQMTELAEQYINDHKKIVGDKQIAQAFSLKCSSTCKENGIVCLLMPSKGFLFNRSSKSKKYRADFFNDNTVLVIINFSIYRKFLFDHASGPAVGVIYTPRKSSDNNPIFYCTPKPLYTIEDMRKFTIEPNDICRIPRDIVNDDRIWKIAMWGGPRDLELIDKMQSSFYTLQVFVDHFKMKSAEGYNVGNKAKICDDFLGMPHITVDNFAEFYIDKDCLPEVDFNKFQVSTDKNREVYKAPHLIIKQSHRKTHFLSAVLDYDALFNHSFLGIHGDINLLKYISLIVGSKVFSYYHLMTNRRWPA; from the coding sequence TTGACCCCAAAAGTATATGGGATTCTCTTTCTTTCCCAGGATGCAACGTTTAATGCCAAAGATTACGATATAATAATAGGAAATCCTCCTTGGCAAAGCCAAATGACTGAACTGGCTGAGCAATATATTAATGACCATAAGAAAATTGTAGGAGACAAGCAAATAGCCCAGGCATTTTCATTGAAGTGTTCTAGTACTTGTAAAGAAAATGGAATTGTTTGCTTGCTAATGCCAAGCAAAGGTTTTCTTTTCAATCGCTCCAGCAAAAGCAAAAAGTATCGGGCAGACTTCTTCAATGATAATACTGTTCTGGTAATAATCAATTTTTCTATATATAGGAAATTTCTCTTTGATCATGCCAGCGGCCCTGCTGTGGGGGTTATTTATACTCCAAGGAAAAGCAGTGATAATAACCCTATCTTTTACTGTACCCCGAAGCCGCTCTACACAATAGAAGACATGAGGAAATTTACTATTGAACCTAATGATATCTGTAGAATTCCAAGAGACATAGTAAACGATGATCGTATTTGGAAAATTGCAATGTGGGGTGGGCCTAGAGATCTTGAATTGATAGATAAAATGCAGAGTAGTTTCTATACACTTCAAGTGTTTGTAGATCATTTTAAGATGAAAAGCGCCGAAGGCTATAATGTCGGTAATAAGGCTAAAATATGTGACGACTTTTTGGGAATGCCACACATAACAGTGGATAATTTTGCCGAATTTTATATTGATAAAGATTGTTTGCCAGAAGTAGATTTTAACAAATTTCAAGTATCTACTGATAAAAATCGCGAAGTGTATAAGGCTCCCCATTTAATTATTAAGCAAAGTCACAGGAAAACTCACTTTCTATCTGCCGTATTAGATTATGATGCTCTCTTTAATCATAGCTTTTTGGGAATACATGGAGATATAAACTTATTGAAGTATATAAGCCTTATCGTAGGTTCGAAAGTATTCTCATATTACCACTTAATGACGAACAGAAGGTGGCCCGCTTAA
- a CDS encoding alpha/beta fold hydrolase — protein sequence MKKKIIVLSVSILIVSTFLIWVKYQGDMQVSYDRVQGKSSIIATSYGNLEYTEGGVGPDVLVIHGGGGGYDQGELLARTVLGEKFRCITPSRFGYLGSSLPEGATYDDQAHAYAKLLDHLKVERAAVIGFSAGGPSALLFALLHPDRVSSLTLISAGATNVSEQAGKQGIKQGKMLSNLMQRDFPYWVSVNLFKKQIMQLMGANKEVIATLSQEQIKVMDQVIDYMNPAALRKSGAAFDHYAALPNERIAGIRTPTLVVHAEDDTLQPYQNAVFTSSTIPGARLLSFENGGHFAVAIEQSTISREVYKHISNAEFETEE from the coding sequence GTGAAGAAAAAAATAATAGTTCTGTCAGTGAGTATATTAATTGTTTCAACATTTCTGATTTGGGTGAAATATCAAGGAGATATGCAAGTATCTTATGATCGTGTCCAAGGGAAGAGCAGTATTATCGCTACATCTTATGGCAATCTTGAATATACCGAAGGTGGAGTTGGCCCTGATGTTTTAGTAATCCATGGAGGTGGTGGCGGTTATGACCAGGGAGAACTGCTTGCCCGTACTGTATTAGGCGAAAAGTTTAGATGCATTACACCTTCGCGTTTTGGCTATTTGGGGTCAAGTTTACCGGAGGGGGCCACTTATGATGATCAGGCTCATGCATATGCAAAGTTGTTAGACCATCTCAAAGTTGAAAGAGCTGCCGTGATTGGCTTTTCAGCCGGCGGTCCCTCAGCACTTCTTTTTGCACTGCTTCATCCTGACCGGGTTTCTTCCCTTACTCTCATCTCCGCCGGAGCAACAAATGTATCCGAACAAGCGGGAAAACAGGGAATAAAACAAGGCAAGATGTTGTCAAATCTAATGCAAAGAGACTTTCCTTATTGGGTTTCGGTAAACCTGTTTAAGAAACAGATTATGCAGTTGATGGGGGCCAACAAAGAAGTGATAGCAACCCTCAGCCAGGAACAAATAAAAGTAATGGATCAAGTCATTGATTATATGAACCCTGCAGCGCTGCGCAAGTCAGGTGCCGCTTTTGATCACTACGCTGCTTTACCCAATGAGCGAATTGCCGGAATCCGCACACCGACACTGGTCGTACATGCTGAGGATGACACCTTACAGCCGTATCAGAATGCTGTCTTTACATCTTCCACCATTCCGGGTGCACGCTTGCTCAGTTTCGAAAATGGTGGGCATTTCGCTGTAGCCATCGAACAATCCACAATCAGCAGAGAGGTGTATAAGCACATTTCTAATGCTGAATTTGAAACGGAAGAATAA
- a CDS encoding LuxR C-terminal-related transcriptional regulator, with amino-acid sequence MLSPILKTKLFLPASRPNTVSRSLLIRKISEGIELGGKLTLVSAPAGYGKTTLVTEWFKTVNRECAWVSMDSGDNDPKRFLTYLIASLKSILKGFDQDISSLIESPQLPTPEIIATLLLNRLVCMDSPSVLAIDDYHMITNDYLHRTIEFMIENCPPLFHIIIISRLDPPLPLGKWRVRSLLTEVRVNDLRFSDEEARAFFAQTMQLSLKTEHIVSLKTRTEGWIAGLQLAALSLRGREDQGIAEFIDRFRGSHRFVIDYLFDEVFHLQTDEVKEFLCSTAILNRLCADLCNELTNRKDSMNILLNLEQNNLFLIPLDEERQWYRYHHLFADFLRTELGAKQQAVLHQKAAKWYEGNGYQNEAIEHSLAAGDKEKAVGLIKGQLSQSIIRGDLYTLIEWLECIGENLVRKDGELCSTKACAHFLLSQIEQACSYVKDFKQIKNTDRLSLGRVKTLEAWLANIREDKMTIELAEEAIGLMGKQDLGLKVFALVALAQSLRSRGYLERSTDAFKEALQISRQFGYTLSICTVTMDLVYNYYIQGDLQYAIQLCLDMLAVKNTENRPLPAAGILNIPLAVFYFESNQIELAEESVLRGIETSRRLAMHNIFGGDGERTLAKIKALQGSQEDASAVIQNALNSARSAGLPIITLRFEALLAEFKLAAGDVQWVEDWIMRSELSPEGEITSLKEQSYLVFVRFLMTKNLWQKAEALLVRLENFSRKGQRNGRLISILILQAILYDALSNADSAKMKLREAVNIAAPHNYRRSFLQEGEQVLHLLPLVPDTAPEFVTSLIEDFHSELNLNRLVSGINTAGGLAEPLSERELEVLKLVATGLPNTEIAGKLYISLGTVKWHTNHIYAKLGVKNRTQAVNKAKELKII; translated from the coding sequence TTGTTAAGCCCGATCCTAAAAACAAAGCTGTTTTTACCGGCATCAAGGCCCAATACGGTCTCTCGCTCCTTATTGATTCGCAAAATCTCTGAAGGGATAGAGCTGGGAGGCAAACTTACGCTGGTTTCCGCCCCGGCAGGGTATGGCAAAACAACATTAGTTACAGAATGGTTTAAAACCGTTAACCGTGAATGTGCCTGGGTTTCCATGGATTCCGGGGACAATGACCCAAAGCGATTCCTCACATATCTTATTGCATCACTAAAGAGCATCTTGAAAGGGTTTGACCAGGACATCAGCAGCCTGATAGAATCCCCGCAGCTGCCAACTCCCGAGATTATAGCAACACTGCTGCTTAACCGATTGGTATGTATGGATAGCCCGTCAGTTTTGGCAATAGATGATTATCATATGATTACTAATGATTATCTGCACCGGACTATAGAATTCATGATTGAGAATTGTCCGCCGTTATTTCATATAATAATTATTTCGCGTCTCGACCCTCCTCTGCCCCTTGGAAAGTGGCGGGTGAGAAGTCTGCTGACAGAGGTCCGGGTAAATGATTTAAGGTTCTCTGACGAAGAGGCGAGGGCATTTTTTGCTCAAACTATGCAGCTCAGTTTAAAAACGGAGCACATTGTTTCCCTTAAGACCAGAACCGAGGGATGGATTGCCGGTCTCCAACTGGCAGCCCTTTCCCTCCGCGGCAGAGAGGACCAGGGGATAGCGGAGTTTATTGACCGGTTTAGGGGAAGCCACAGGTTTGTCATAGACTACCTGTTTGATGAAGTTTTTCACCTGCAAACGGATGAAGTCAAAGAATTTCTTTGCAGCACAGCAATATTAAACCGGCTGTGTGCTGATTTATGTAATGAATTGACAAACAGAAAAGACAGTATGAATATCCTGCTAAACCTGGAACAAAACAACCTCTTTCTGATTCCTCTGGATGAAGAGCGTCAATGGTATCGCTATCATCACCTGTTCGCAGATTTCCTCCGTACAGAGTTAGGGGCAAAGCAACAAGCAGTTTTACATCAAAAGGCTGCTAAATGGTATGAAGGTAACGGTTATCAAAATGAAGCCATAGAACATTCTTTAGCTGCCGGAGATAAGGAGAAAGCGGTCGGCTTAATAAAGGGACAACTCAGTCAGAGCATTATCAGGGGAGACTTATATACTCTTATCGAATGGTTGGAATGTATAGGTGAAAACCTTGTCCGCAAGGACGGAGAGCTTTGTTCGACCAAAGCCTGTGCCCATTTTCTCCTGTCCCAAATTGAACAGGCCTGTTCTTATGTAAAAGATTTTAAGCAAATAAAAAATACAGACAGGTTGAGCTTGGGAAGGGTTAAAACACTGGAAGCCTGGCTCGCAAATATTCGCGAAGATAAAATGACCATAGAACTGGCAGAGGAGGCTATAGGGCTGATGGGCAAACAGGACCTTGGGTTGAAGGTTTTTGCTCTGGTGGCATTGGCTCAGTCTCTGAGAAGCAGAGGTTATTTGGAGAGATCCACCGATGCCTTCAAAGAGGCATTGCAGATTAGCAGGCAGTTCGGATACACCTTATCCATTTGTACCGTAACAATGGATTTGGTTTATAATTACTATATCCAGGGCGATTTGCAGTATGCAATTCAATTATGCCTGGATATGCTGGCAGTTAAGAACACCGAAAACAGGCCTTTGCCGGCGGCAGGAATTCTTAACATCCCTCTGGCTGTCTTTTATTTTGAGTCTAATCAGATTGAATTGGCAGAAGAAAGTGTGCTCAGAGGAATCGAAACCAGCCGAAGGCTGGCAATGCACAATATCTTCGGCGGAGATGGGGAAAGAACTCTGGCCAAAATCAAAGCCTTGCAGGGAAGCCAGGAAGATGCTTCAGCTGTAATTCAAAACGCTCTTAATAGCGCCAGATCCGCAGGTTTGCCCATTATTACCCTGAGATTTGAGGCGCTTCTTGCAGAATTCAAACTTGCTGCAGGTGATGTACAATGGGTCGAAGATTGGATTATGAGAAGCGAATTATCCCCGGAGGGTGAGATTACTTCATTAAAGGAACAGTCCTACCTGGTCTTTGTACGCTTCCTGATGACCAAAAACCTCTGGCAGAAAGCAGAAGCTCTCCTGGTAAGGCTGGAGAATTTCTCACGCAAGGGTCAGCGGAACGGGCGCTTGATTAGTATTTTGATTTTGCAGGCTATTTTATATGATGCGTTAAGCAATGCAGATAGCGCAAAGATGAAGCTCCGGGAGGCTGTCAACATCGCGGCCCCGCATAACTACCGCCGGTCTTTTCTGCAAGAGGGAGAGCAGGTTTTACACCTGCTGCCTTTAGTACCGGACACTGCTCCGGAGTTCGTTACCAGCCTGATTGAGGACTTTCACTCGGAATTAAACTTAAACCGTTTGGTCTCAGGGATTAACACAGCCGGTGGTTTGGCAGAACCCCTCAGTGAAAGGGAGTTAGAAGTTTTAAAGTTAGTTGCCACCGGGTTACCAAATACAGAAATTGCCGGTAAGCTCTACATTAGTTTAGGAACGGTCAAGTGGCATACTAACCATATATACGCAAAACTCGGAGTGAAAAACAGGACCCAGGCTGTCAATAAAGCAAAGGAACTGAAGATTATTTAA